GATACGCGTACTTCATATTTTACCTTAATCGTCTCTGGGGACCCTTTGGTCATTTTTCTTTCTCAGTATGAAATTACACTACACCGGCCCTCCGATTTTCGAGCCGATTACTCCAAAATATACGGTTTTGAGACTATCCAGCCAACAGCTCCGTGCGTTCAATGACAAGCCGGTATCAGTTCAACGAGTAATACAGAAATGCTTTAATTCTGAAAGGAACAAGAACCTTAACAATAAAATGATGCGGGGAAAATCCtcatgtttttgttaaaaacaaTATGATAAATCTCATGTTAACACAGCAGCTTAACTCCGGCGTAGTTTAATGTAACGCAGTTTAATCAAATTTAACTGTGATAGTGTCTAACCGCGGGGAAACGTTCTCGCTGTAAGTACTTAGCAAACATATGTGCAGCATATGGGCGGCATGGCGGCGCAGCAGGCAGCTCTGTCACCTCGCGCCTCTCGCGCCGCGACTCCTCTGGCCCCAGGCTCTGTGAGCGCGCGTCCGCGCGGCGCGCCCGTGTGTCTCTTCCTCCAGGTATCGCGGTACCAAAAAACATGGCGTTCGGGTTGATTTGTTATAGAATCGGGGTTGCGCGTGCATGCCGGTGTTTAGAGCTTCCCTGCACTTTGGCTTCGCATAGTATAGGACACAGTTTTTTAAAAGGGGAATGAATGCACGGGTGTATGGTGTATAAGCTAATGAGGCAGAATATGTGGTAAGCTGTATATGCATATCTCAGCTGCAATTTCACCAAGCACATATgcatttgtaaattattaattaaatttttgtttttagtGAAGTTAAAATAAAGTGATAAACCTCCATATATTTTTGCATCTGAGGCTAAAAACCATCTTTTCCATGTGTGTAGGCAATGTACGTGTAATGATGCATTTTGAATGTTCATgtttttatgtataattttgttttttgactTCTTTAATGTGCTGTCTTTACGTTTTAATATGTGTAAATCTTTTTTATTGTCCATCTGTCAGAAGTGCCTAGAGATTTATCGTGTTCATCCCCTCTCCTCCCCCAGGCCATGGGGGCCTTAACCAACTAGGCGGCATGTTTGTGAATGGACGGCCATTGCCGGAGGTGATCCGCCAGCGCATCGTGGACATGGCGCACCAGGGCGTACGACCCTGCGACATCTCGCGGCAGCTGCGAGTCAGCCACGGATGCGTCAGCAAGATCCTGGGCCGGTGAGCCACTCGCCACGTCCGCAGTCGCGGGAAACCGCCGAGGGGCGTGGCTGCcgctaaacacacacacacgagctgAACCCGTTGGTCCAATTTATGAAACCTTATAAAAGGACAGTGTTTTCCAGTCCGGTCCACaaagacccacagacagtccataattttgctccctcccagctccctggttcctgggagggagcaaaaacgcaTAATGGCTCTGTGTCCCCCGGgatcagattgggaaacactataTAAGGATATCAGGCACTCAGCTAGTTTGCATCATTAGTCTTCACATAGTTCACCAGAAAAAGCCCACAGACCCTATACACTGTACGTATATACAGTGTATCCAACATTGCTTATTGTTCAAATGATATTAATCCCATTGTCTTTGAAAGGGCTGtgtttaagaacataagaagataagaaatttacaaaggatAGGGGGCCATTTgccccatcaagctcatttggagAGAATTCAGCTAATAATTTAAAGTTATtgaaatcttatctagctctgatttaatggaacccaaggttttagcttgcactacactaacaggaagactatttcaTACTCTAaccacatttaatttatttcagccGATTAAACTCAGAATTTACACTTGTCTCTTAGATAATATAGATGCACCAGGGCCAACATTCATGCTTGGTGGAATGGAGGTGAGATCCCTCAAGCTTTTCTTAAGCTCTCCGTTTGACGCCGAGCAAACAGCCCGTTCCGCTCGCTCGCTCCACACCCACTGTGCTCCAGCACACGCACGGACGCACATGCCGTTCTTTTTCTCTGCTGCCGAGCGGCGCCAGGCTCGCCCCCAAGGCCTGGTCTCATGCTGCCTTAGCTGTGAAGCACTCGGGGGCTGATACCTGCCAGAAACAGGGCCGCTTTAAGCTCAGCCCCCACACTGTAGGGCTGCCTCTTTAGAACAGTGCTTTTTAGTAAATATGATAAAAGCAAAATGGCAGAGGCCTAGCTACACATTCTTGATCATTTATATCTGATTTAGATGGAGATTTGTTCAGTGTGATATAAGGGTTTCATCTGTTTTAGTTTGCTAACTACATATAATACGATTCTAAGACTTCCTAAATTTGTGAATTTAAAGTCTGCCCAGAAAATGGGCTGGTTCTCTTTTTGTTTAACTAATACCGGCATTTCTGCCTTTTCTTGTATTGTTTACTGACTGGTACAGTATTTGGGTGATGCACCGTGAGATAAGTTACCGCTGTAGCTCGATCAACCTTCCACTGCCCCGTGTTACCTTTGTTCACAGTGTCACCACATTTACAGTGAACACTCCAGTCTTGTTTCCTGATTGCAAaagaaaagtaaataaatgtacccTAGTTCCTTGTTTGGCCTCATTCTTGCTTTGCATGGAAAAAATAGCTGTATAAAATCATCACTGGTAATATTACGTAATTACTGTGTTTGTTTCCAACAGCAGAAATTAGACTGACAGGCAAAACGCACTTTCCCTCTGAAGGCCAGGAGCCTAGATCCTGTTTCTGAGTTCCTTGGCCATCTCGACTGCGAACTTTTGTAGTTCCTGGCCACTTTCGTGTGtcacttttccactgcagaacaggaactgtgacctttaTGCTAAGTAAGCTAAATAAAGCTTATAGGTCATCGCTACAAGCCCCACTCTGTAGTTCCTGGTCGAGCGAAAAGTCCATACTTTGCCGTGGGGAATAAAAAAAGATTCTGGAATAGCCTCCAAGGAACAATTGGGTTCATTATTGAGTTACTGGAGTAGGAACTCGAAGTTCCTGGTTTCTGAAACAATGGCCACAGTCGGAAAGTGCCTGAAGTAACACCTCATTGCCATCCTCTCCTTTTATAAAGCTCCCTTCCTTCTTCTCTTCTGGCATTCTTGCATCCCCCACACCTCGGCAGGTACTACGAGACTGGCAGCATTAAGCCTGGCGTGATCGGCGGCTCCAAGCCGAAGGTGGCCACGCCCAAGGTGGTGGAGAAGATCGCCGAATACAAGCGGCAGAATCCCACCATGTTCGCCTGGGAGATCCGGGACCGGCTGCTGGCCGAGGGCGTGTGCGACTCCGACACCGTGCCCAGCGTCAGCTCCATCAACAGGTACTTTGGATCTCCTGTCGGCGATGTGGTAGAAGTCTGCAAAAGCCAAAAAAGGGGTCAGTTGTGGGTTTTATAATGATCCTCCTGTCTCCTGCCCATGCAGGATCATCAGGACAAAGGTGCAGCAGCCATTTAACCTCCCTCTGGACACCAAAGGGCCGAATCCCGGACACACGCTCAGTGAGTCCCCCTCATTAGTCAGTTGTCCCTGACTTTACAGCTGATTGGTAGGTTCTTGATTGGCTATTTATGGGATCCATTGTCCAATGGGAGAGCAGACCCATGTGGAACAGTACAAGGTCCTTTACTGAATGCAGTTGTAAGTAGACGGTGATGATAGTAATGGTgaaccacccccctcccagtaCCCAGCTCAGCCGTCACTCCTCCGGAGTCACCTCAGTCAGATTCCCTGGGCTCCACCTACTCCATCAGTGGACTGCTGGGCATCCCACAGTCCAGCATTGAGGGCAAGAGGAGCCACGATGACAGTAAGGACTTTCAGATTCATTTATCCCTCTATGATGTCCATATATCTGGACAGTTATTCCACTTTACCATTTTTCCTGGTGAACGTTTTGGTTACAAGCAGGAGTTTTAACCACTACTCCCTCTGCTGGCAAAGTTCTgcgttttttttctcttaattGAACACACAAAGCTCAGAATAAATCCTATAACACATTCTCCCGTTTTGTCCTTGCCCCATCTCTCACCATTGCCCTCTGCAGGTGACCAGGAGAGCTGCAGGCACAGCGTGGACTCCCAGAGCAGCGGGGGTGGACCGCGGAAGCAGCTTCGGCCCGAGCACTTCGGCGCCCAGCACCTGGACTGCGGCTTCGAGCGGCACCACTACCCGGCCGATACCTTCGTTAGTCCTGGTGCCGGCAAGACCGAGCAGGTGCCCCTGATCTCCAAGGCTTAGCGTCCCTCCagccctgtgtctgtgtgcacctGCGTGTGATATCTGTGTGTAGCCATGGCAACACAGATTACACAGCCTGGTGTCATGGCATAGTGATACCTCTCCtcgtgtgtcagtgtgtcaaaGTCTGTGCCTCATCTACAATTTCCTTAGGGACTTATTAAGTGTGTGTGTcggtctgtctatctatctatctgtctatctatctatctatgtttctatctatctatctatctatctatctgtctatctgtctgtctgtgtctatctatctgtctgtctgtctgtctatctatctatgtttctatctatctgtctctctctctgtctgtctgtctctgtttctctctctgtctctctctccgtctctctctctgcctctgtctcCCTGTCTATCTGTCACAGCCATTTCCCACTCCTAAGCACAGTCACCATAAGAGACCCTCGCACTGCACAGGCACTTCATCCCCTCCCTGTCCCCCTGCACAGCCCTGTGCAGCGTCCTTGCGAAGGTCCCTGAACCGACAGCAGCACTCATTCTCACTCTGCCAGGCTGGAGGGGCTGTCCTCCTGCTCCAGAGACCCCATGTGAATGCAGATGGAGACCCAGGGTCTGCAGAGCAGGGGTGGCACACGCTCGCTTTGGTGACAGAGCTGTGCAGCGGGCAGCCGCTGCCGAGGCTCAGAGGGCAGCACTGTCACCTGGCAGCTCCAGGGCTCTGGGCTTGATTGTCCACcccggctgtgtgtgtggagcgtCCATCTTCTCCCTGAGGCTGTGCGATTTCCTTTGGGTACTCCaggttcctcccacagtccaaaaatatactggcaccctgtccagggtgtctcctgccttgtgtcctgggAATGGCTCCAGGCGCACTGTGATCTGGTgctggataagcggttacagaaactGGATGGAACAATATATGGGCTTGTGCCTGTCCCATTTTTCTAATTTCCCTCCGTGGACCAATAAATACCATGTCATCTCATCAGGATTTGGCAGATTTTAAGATTGTGGCTGAATGATTAGTCTAGGCACTATTCATGGAGTAGGAGCGACCTTTTTTAGGCCTGTCTGCTTGGTGTGCATTCACACTCGTTCTCTCTCTCCACCTTAAAGACTCTGTATCCTCTTTCACTCATCAACGGAGGCCTGGAGGATAGCAAGGCCGTGCGGTCAGCATCGAGCGCCGCCATTGGCCGGAACCTGACGGCACACCAGGGCTACGCGGTGGTGGCAGGTATGAGACCGAAGACGGGGGGGCAGCCCATGTGACAATTATTCCAGTCCCTGGAATAGTTGCTTGTCAGTATTGAGACCTTGATGAGCCTAACAGTGGAAAATATGGACAAATTATAcgtttctattttttttttataagtaatactttgaacactgaaaattttaatcttttttattttatacatgCCTCGAACTAATTTGTTTTACTTATATAGTATAGATATACAGCCCTTCCCCGAGTTACGATGGGGTTATGTTCCGACAAACCTATCATAAggggaaaatgcatttttatacagTACACCTAAGCTAACAAACCTCATATCTtatagcctaccttaaacatgcttagaacattTACAGTACCCTACAGCTGGGCAAAATCTTTAACACAAAgccaattttataataaagtgttgaatatctcatgtaactTATTGagtaatgtactgaaagtgaagaACCATTTACCCAAGTTGAAATATCCGTAACACGGACCATCATAACccggggagcgtctgtatatcattgtgattctttttttttttttttgcatatttcagCATTGAAACATTTCTTGCTCTTCAATTCATTCATTATCCTTAAATATGTTTATTGCATTCTCCACCCCGGCCACTTCTCTGTCACTTTAGACACCatgcagcccctccccctctgtCTGAAACAGGAAATGTCCCCAGAAGTTACCAGCTCCAGTCCCTCCCCAAGCATCGCACCCAGCTCCGCCTTTCTGGAGCTGCAGCCAATCACGGCTGCCGTCTCTGTCAGCAGCAGCTGTGCTGGCTCCACCCATTTCTCTCATGCCTTCAACTCATTCACTCATCATGCACCTGTATATGGGCAGTTCAACAGCCAGTCACTCATAGCAGGTAACCAGTCATTGGCCCTTAGCCGCTAAACAGTTCCTGCCAGTTCATGAAACGCAGAGCATATGCCGTATCCCCGTACTCCGTCAAAATCTTCATGAACTCTCCAGTCGTAATGTTTATTGCTCCACTTTTCAGTTATTGGTCTCCTGATTCATCAATCACACTTCAGAACCagaaaaaagggagaaaaaaaatgaaatcgaATCATTTAATTTGAAATAAGAAATGGCAGAACTGGCAGAAACTTTAGCGGAAAATCCCATCATCTATACTTCATGGCACATCGACTGTGAAAATTCGATGTTGTTAGAAGCTAGGTtttcattcagtttttttttagcGTTTAACCACATAGGCGTTTGCTCAGTCTGAGCCGCGATCAAATTACGAACAGCACTCGTGAAAGCTACGGTCCCGTAGAGCGGAGCCGTTCCCGTTCGGAGCGCGCTCACGGCTGCTGTCTGCCCACGGCAGGTCGGGACATGATGAGCTCCACGCTCCCAGGATATCCTCCGCACATCCCCTCCAGCAGTCAGGCCGGCTACGCGTCCTCCGCCATCACGGGCATGGTGTCAGGTGAGGGCTCCGCCTGTCAGCTTCACATGCAGCCAAACATGAAACGCTCTAGCCTTTTAACCACCTAGAAAGTGCTCTTCACTGAAGTCGCACAGCCTTtaactgctttttaaaaaataataagtgTTTTTACACCTCCTTGCCATAGATTGACTGCCCCTCTGATATTTTTTAAACCTGACTCAGTGCATGAAGTACAGGAGGTCGCGTATACTACAGTGAATATGTACTGCGACAATGAATCACAGTCACTATTACACAACATCTTTATGAAGCTGTAGATGGAGTGTAGTCAGGTGACCCAAAGGTTGAAAGTTTAATGAGGGGGTCTGCTTCAGTACAGTATTAACCATATGTCCTTCATCAAATGAAATTTCCATCAATTTTAACTCGAGTATTGAGTATTGGCATTTGAGTATTCCAATACCAGGAATCAACCTGCCCTCCATGACAGTGTCACAGTAACGAGACAGAGGTGTCAAACCTTCTTCAAATGAgatcctccaggatctgcatcCTACATAAATTCGCAGACCCCTGTAACAATATGGAATTTTCTGTGTAGACCTCAGCGTGACCAACGTGCCTGCAGTGATGGGATGGGGGCAAGAATATGGAAAGATGAATCCACGCTGTCAGGCGAATAGCGCTACAGAGGAAGCGCGTGCGGATATTAAGCGAGGAGAGAAGGAACGGCAGCGATGTGAAAGGGACACGTGATCTGGGAGAGAAAGGGCCGGGAGGGAGGCGTGTGATTAACGgcgggcggggggagggggggttaatGAGTAGCCTGCTCCGCTGGTGAACTGAGGCTCCGATGCAGGctggccatggggggggggggcacggggaaCAGGCCGGGGGGGTTCCGCCCTGCTACCCGCACCCCCTCACTGCTTTGTTGACCACACATTGCTATGGGAACTGAGGGGCCCCAGCGAGGGGGAGATTTAtgtagtgggaggggggctgttgggtggggttgggggggggagcgagAG
This is a stretch of genomic DNA from Paramormyrops kingsleyae isolate MSU_618 chromosome 7, PKINGS_0.4, whole genome shotgun sequence. It encodes these proteins:
- the pax8 gene encoding paired box protein Pax-8 isoform X1 encodes the protein MSSTTGRGHGGLNQLGGMFVNGRPLPEVIRQRIVDMAHQGVRPCDISRQLRVSHGCVSKILGRYYETGSIKPGVIGGSKPKVATPKVVEKIAEYKRQNPTMFAWEIRDRLLAEGVCDSDTVPSVSSINRIIRTKVQQPFNLPLDTKGPNPGHTLIPSSAVTPPESPQSDSLGSTYSISGLLGIPQSSIEGKRSHDDSDQESCRHSVDSQSSGGGPRKQLRPEHFGAQHLDCGFERHHYPADTFVSPGAGKTEQTLYPLSLINGGLEDSKAVRSASSAAIGRNLTAHQGYAVVADTMQPLPLCLKQEMSPEVTSSSPSPSIAPSSAFLELQPITAAVSVSSSCAGSTHFSHAFNSFTHHAPVYGQFNSQSLIAGRDMMSSTLPGYPPHIPSSSQAGYASSAITGMVSGADYSGQTYGPSPYTSYSEAWRFTNSSILGSPYYYSSASRAAAPSTAAYDHL
- the pax8 gene encoding paired box protein Pax-8 isoform X4 yields the protein MSSTTGRGHGGLNQLGGMFVNGRPLPEVIRQRIVDMAHQGVRPCDISRQLRVSHGCVSKILGRYYETGSIKPGVIGGSKPKVATPKVVEKIAEYKRQNPTMFAWEIRDRLLAEGVCDSDTVPSVSSINRIIRTKVQQPFNLPLDTKGPNPGHTLIPSSAVTPPESPQSDSLGSTYSISGLLGIPQSSIEGKRSHDDSDQESCRHSVDSQSSGGGPRKQLRPEHFGAQHLDCGFERHHYPADTFVSPGAGKTEQTLYPLSLINGGLEDSKAVRSASSAAIGRNLTAHQGYAVVAGRDMMSSTLPGYPPHIPSSSQAGYASSAITGMVSGADYSGQTYGPSPYTSYSEAWRFTNSSILGSPYYYSSASRAAAPSTAAYDHL
- the pax8 gene encoding paired box protein Pax-8 isoform X2 — protein: MSSTTGRGGMFVNGRPLPEVIRQRIVDMAHQGVRPCDISRQLRVSHGCVSKILGRYYETGSIKPGVIGGSKPKVATPKVVEKIAEYKRQNPTMFAWEIRDRLLAEGVCDSDTVPSVSSINRIIRTKVQQPFNLPLDTKGPNPGHTLIPSSAVTPPESPQSDSLGSTYSISGLLGIPQSSIEGKRSHDDSDQESCRHSVDSQSSGGGPRKQLRPEHFGAQHLDCGFERHHYPADTFVSPGAGKTEQTLYPLSLINGGLEDSKAVRSASSAAIGRNLTAHQGYAVVADTMQPLPLCLKQEMSPEVTSSSPSPSIAPSSAFLELQPITAAVSVSSSCAGSTHFSHAFNSFTHHAPVYGQFNSQSLIAGRDMMSSTLPGYPPHIPSSSQAGYASSAITGMVSGADYSGQTYGPSPYTSYSEAWRFTNSSILGSPYYYSSASRAAAPSTAAYDHL
- the pax8 gene encoding paired box protein Pax-8 isoform X3, whose translation is MFVNGRPLPEVIRQRIVDMAHQGVRPCDISRQLRVSHGCVSKILGRYYETGSIKPGVIGGSKPKVATPKVVEKIAEYKRQNPTMFAWEIRDRLLAEGVCDSDTVPSVSSINRIIRTKVQQPFNLPLDTKGPNPGHTLIPSSAVTPPESPQSDSLGSTYSISGLLGIPQSSIEGKRSHDDSDQESCRHSVDSQSSGGGPRKQLRPEHFGAQHLDCGFERHHYPADTFVSPGAGKTEQTLYPLSLINGGLEDSKAVRSASSAAIGRNLTAHQGYAVVADTMQPLPLCLKQEMSPEVTSSSPSPSIAPSSAFLELQPITAAVSVSSSCAGSTHFSHAFNSFTHHAPVYGQFNSQSLIAGRDMMSSTLPGYPPHIPSSSQAGYASSAITGMVSGADYSGQTYGPSPYTSYSEAWRFTNSSILGSPYYYSSASRAAAPSTAAYDHL